A genomic stretch from Corynebacterium sp. 21KM1197 includes:
- a CDS encoding MBL fold metallo-hydrolase, producing the protein MSHKNLRVDHVLTSGVFALDGGQWDVDNNIWLVGDDSEVYIIDAAHDAAPIIEAVGQRTVRGIICTHAHNDHINVAPELAQRLDAPIFVHPGDQMLWEETLPGVAHSDLADGQVFEVAGTQMKVLNTPGHSPGSCCLYLPEAAELFSGDTLFQGGPGATGRSYSSFDTIIDSLKTSLLDLPAETTVRTGHGDHTTIGSEAPHLEEWIKRGY; encoded by the coding sequence ATGAGCCACAAGAACCTGCGCGTGGATCACGTGCTCACCTCCGGCGTATTTGCCCTCGACGGCGGGCAGTGGGACGTGGACAACAACATCTGGCTGGTAGGCGATGACAGCGAGGTGTACATCATCGACGCCGCGCACGACGCCGCCCCCATCATCGAGGCCGTGGGGCAGCGCACCGTGCGCGGGATCATTTGCACCCACGCCCATAACGATCACATCAACGTGGCTCCCGAACTCGCGCAGCGCCTGGACGCACCGATCTTTGTGCACCCCGGCGACCAGATGCTGTGGGAGGAGACCCTGCCGGGGGTGGCGCACAGCGACCTGGCCGACGGCCAGGTATTCGAGGTGGCGGGTACGCAGATGAAGGTGCTTAACACCCCGGGGCACTCGCCCGGTTCCTGCTGCCTCTACCTGCCGGAGGCGGCGGAACTCTTCTCCGGGGACACCCTCTTCCAGGGCGGGCCGGGGGCCACCGGGCGCAGTTATAGCTCCTTTGACACCATCATCGACTCCTTGAAAACCTCCCTGCTGGATCTCCCGGCGGAGACCACCGTGCGCACCGGGCACGGGGATCACACCACGATCGGCAGCGAGGCTCCGCACCTAGAGGAGTGGATTAAGCGGGGGTACTAG
- the panC gene encoding pantoate--beta-alanine ligase — MTILCRTTQELREALAANAAASPAASLGLVPTMGALHQGHGRLLERAVADNDVVVASVFVNPLQFADNGDCEDYRRYPRQPEEDVRFLSEHGVDIVFMPSVEEMYPGGEPLIWVRTGAMGSRLEGASRPGHFDGVSTVVSKLFHLVAPTRAYFGQKDAQQVAIVRRLVNDLNFSVEIVEVPIARAADGLAESSRNQRLSPEARHHALALSRTLFGLAERVDQGMALDLPGARQELAQAPGVDLDYLVVVDPRSLEPLSEEALSRPLDTPALALVAATVGGVRLIDNTGL, encoded by the coding sequence GTGACAATCCTGTGCCGCACCACGCAGGAACTCCGCGAGGCCCTGGCCGCCAACGCTGCCGCCTCCCCCGCTGCCAGCCTGGGACTGGTGCCCACGATGGGGGCCCTGCACCAGGGCCACGGGCGATTGCTCGAACGGGCCGTGGCGGATAATGACGTGGTGGTGGCGAGCGTATTCGTCAATCCCCTCCAATTTGCCGATAACGGCGACTGCGAGGATTATCGCCGCTATCCGCGCCAACCCGAGGAGGACGTGCGCTTCCTCTCCGAGCACGGCGTGGACATCGTCTTTATGCCCAGCGTGGAGGAGATGTATCCCGGCGGCGAGCCCCTCATCTGGGTGCGCACCGGGGCGATGGGATCACGGCTGGAGGGGGCCAGCCGCCCCGGGCATTTCGACGGCGTGTCCACCGTGGTTTCCAAGCTCTTCCACCTCGTCGCGCCTACCCGCGCCTACTTCGGTCAAAAGGACGCCCAGCAGGTGGCGATCGTGCGTCGGCTGGTGAACGATCTGAACTTTTCCGTAGAGATCGTGGAGGTTCCGATCGCACGAGCGGCCGACGGCCTCGCGGAGTCCAGCCGCAACCAGCGCCTCTCTCCCGAGGCGCGCCACCACGCGCTCGCCCTCTCTCGCACGCTCTTTGGTTTGGCGGAGCGCGTCGATCAGGGTATGGCGCTCGATCTGCCCGGCGCGCGGCAGGAGTTGGCCCAGGCCCCCGGCGTGGATCTGGACTATCTGGTGGTGGTGGACCCGCGCAGCCTCGAACCGCTGAGCGAGGAAGCACTCTCCCGGCCCCTGGACACCCCCGCGTTAGCCCTGGTGGCGGCCACAGTGGGCGGGGTGCGGTTGATTGATAATACGGGACTGTAG
- the panB gene encoding 3-methyl-2-oxobutanoate hydroxymethyltransferase codes for MPQITNGRVRTRHLLQAKAQGQKITALTSYDALTAAIFDEAGIDLLLVGDSAANVVLGHSSTLPITVDELISMARAVAGAAPRAFVVADLPFGSYEASPEQALTTATRFMKESGVAAVKLEGGAEMAPTITALTRAGIPVVGHLGYTPQSEHALGGHVVQGRGEGAERLRADALAIQEAGVCAMVFEMVPAATAEKISAALSVPTIGIGAGAGTDGQILVWTDAFGLTRGKTPRFVRAYADLGEELGRATRSYIQDVHSGSFPQAAESFEEEQ; via the coding sequence ATGCCACAGATCACCAACGGGCGGGTGCGCACCCGCCACCTCTTGCAGGCCAAGGCCCAGGGGCAGAAGATTACCGCCCTGACCAGTTATGATGCCCTCACCGCAGCGATCTTCGACGAGGCCGGAATTGACCTCCTCCTGGTGGGCGATTCCGCCGCCAACGTGGTTCTAGGCCACTCCTCCACCCTGCCGATCACCGTGGACGAGTTGATCTCCATGGCCCGCGCCGTGGCCGGGGCCGCACCCCGTGCCTTTGTGGTGGCGGACCTCCCCTTTGGCAGCTATGAGGCCAGCCCCGAACAGGCACTGACCACCGCCACCCGCTTTATGAAGGAAAGCGGCGTGGCCGCCGTGAAGTTGGAGGGAGGGGCGGAGATGGCCCCCACCATCACCGCGCTCACCCGCGCCGGTATCCCCGTGGTGGGGCACCTGGGCTATACCCCCCAATCCGAGCACGCCCTGGGCGGACACGTGGTACAGGGGCGCGGGGAGGGCGCCGAGCGCCTGCGTGCTGATGCCCTGGCGATCCAGGAGGCGGGCGTGTGCGCGATGGTATTCGAGATGGTGCCCGCCGCCACCGCGGAGAAGATCAGCGCCGCGCTGAGCGTCCCCACCATCGGCATCGGGGCCGGAGCAGGCACCGATGGCCAGATTCTGGTATGGACGGATGCCTTTGGCCTGACCAGGGGCAAGACACCGCGCTTTGTGCGCGCCTATGCCGATCTTGGCGAGGAATTAGGCCGCGCCACCCGCTCCTATATCCAAGACGTGCACAGCGGGAGTTTCCCACAGGCCGCCGAGTCCTTCGAGGAGGAGCAGTAA
- a CDS encoding AAA family ATPase → MSLDRAANGYTDAPHILCGLRGVGKTVLLTQMGKIAQNKEWVVCQLEAERGKDLRHMIGDGLYEPLYEISQDAGPNPAKKFLRALKTMLSFKASYDTSETWNFGLDLSGATGGAANSGSLALDTKNIIRDVAAAMQEKGKGMALLIDEAQDLNEEELATLSVCAQMAASERIPFLLGLAGLPTLRKKICDAKSYAERFSFKNIERLTEEEAREAFQQPAEKVDVEWSPEALSLALHHSGQYPYFIQQFGKESWDAERNSQNTISHTAAEEGIRKGQEELDKGFFLARWDRCTPKEREYLRAMCPEGTEGIRSSMVAQKMARDLNSVAPLRANLVNKGMIFSPDHGIVSFTVPGMAAFINRQPE, encoded by the coding sequence ATCTCCCTCGATCGCGCCGCCAATGGCTATACTGACGCCCCACATATCCTGTGCGGCCTGCGCGGGGTAGGCAAGACCGTCCTCCTTACCCAGATGGGAAAGATCGCCCAGAACAAGGAATGGGTGGTGTGCCAGTTAGAGGCGGAACGCGGTAAAGACCTCCGCCATATGATCGGCGATGGTCTCTACGAGCCGCTCTACGAGATAAGCCAGGACGCCGGCCCCAATCCCGCTAAGAAGTTCCTCCGCGCGCTCAAAACCATGCTCTCCTTTAAGGCTTCCTATGACACGAGCGAAACCTGGAACTTTGGCCTCGACCTTTCCGGGGCCACGGGAGGAGCCGCCAATAGCGGTTCCCTCGCCCTGGATACAAAGAACATCATCCGCGACGTAGCCGCCGCCATGCAGGAAAAAGGAAAAGGCATGGCCCTCCTCATCGACGAGGCCCAGGATCTCAACGAGGAGGAACTTGCCACTCTCTCCGTCTGCGCGCAAATGGCGGCCTCGGAGCGAATACCCTTTCTCCTGGGACTGGCCGGACTTCCCACGTTGCGAAAGAAGATATGTGACGCTAAATCCTACGCGGAGCGTTTCTCCTTCAAGAACATCGAGCGCCTCACCGAGGAGGAAGCGCGCGAGGCGTTCCAACAACCCGCCGAGAAAGTGGACGTGGAGTGGAGCCCGGAGGCCCTCAGTCTTGCCCTGCACCATTCCGGCCAATATCCCTACTTTATCCAGCAATTTGGCAAGGAAAGCTGGGACGCAGAAAGGAATTCTCAGAACACTATTTCCCACACCGCAGCAGAAGAGGGAATACGCAAGGGGCAGGAAGAACTAGACAAGGGATTTTTCCTCGCCCGCTGGGATCGATGTACCCCCAAAGAGCGAGAATACCTCCGGGCCATGTGCCCCGAAGGCACCGAGGGCATAAGAAGCAGCATGGTGGCCCAAAAGATGGCACGTGACCTCAACTCCGTAGCTCCACTGCGCGCCAACCTAGTAAACAAGGGAATGATCTTTTCCCCCGACCACGGAATTGTGTCATTCACCGTTCCCGGCATGGCGGCTTTTATTAATCGGCAACCGGAATAA
- a CDS encoding MFS transporter — MANKELSPHLWWRVALSMFVVAWGGNQFTSMIVFYRGEGEFADLFVDSMLAIYAVGVGVGLLGAGTLADHWGRKAIMLPAPALAITGSVLIAAGEHQAALLATGRFVAGLALGIAMTAGGSWVKELSMPPYEPKARASAGAKRASMTLTTGLALGPVTAGILAQWAAYPGQLIYVVHIALTLAVYPWLFRTPETYRSRGTSISHILSDFAVPSLRSRRFLTVVVPMAPWVFGCSFTAQTIVTSRLQAGIEHAVAYTGMISLITMGCGFAIQQIGPRFDTGGRRGPMSAMALAALGMACAMFTAMHPTMWGGIVCAVVLGLAYGLGMFIGLAETQRIALPEDLGALTGIYYCFTYLGMMFPALLTFLGGTFTYPQMLGFGLVMACSGMAWAGWAARRRPLGHR, encoded by the coding sequence ATGGCTAACAAGGAGTTATCCCCCCACCTCTGGTGGCGCGTGGCGCTCAGCATGTTCGTGGTGGCCTGGGGCGGAAACCAGTTCACCTCCATGATCGTGTTCTATCGCGGTGAGGGCGAGTTTGCGGATCTCTTTGTGGACTCCATGCTGGCGATTTATGCCGTGGGGGTGGGCGTGGGGCTGCTCGGCGCAGGCACCCTGGCGGATCACTGGGGGCGCAAGGCGATCATGCTTCCGGCCCCGGCGCTGGCCATTACGGGTTCCGTGCTCATTGCCGCCGGGGAGCACCAGGCGGCCCTCCTGGCCACGGGGCGCTTCGTGGCCGGGCTAGCCCTGGGCATCGCCATGACGGCAGGCGGCAGTTGGGTCAAGGAACTCTCCATGCCACCCTATGAGCCCAAGGCGCGTGCCTCGGCGGGAGCTAAGCGTGCCTCCATGACGCTGACCACGGGCCTGGCCCTGGGTCCGGTTACCGCCGGGATCCTGGCCCAGTGGGCGGCGTACCCGGGGCAGCTCATTTATGTGGTGCACATCGCGCTCACGCTGGCGGTGTACCCGTGGCTGTTCCGCACCCCGGAGACGTATCGGAGCAGGGGGACGTCGATAAGCCATATCCTGAGCGACTTCGCGGTGCCCTCGCTGCGCAGCAGGCGTTTTCTCACGGTGGTGGTGCCGATGGCCCCGTGGGTATTTGGCTGCTCCTTTACCGCGCAGACCATCGTGACCTCGCGGTTGCAGGCGGGGATCGAGCACGCGGTGGCGTACACGGGCATGATCTCGCTGATCACGATGGGCTGCGGCTTTGCCATTCAGCAGATTGGGCCGCGCTTTGACACCGGCGGGCGGCGCGGCCCGATGAGCGCGATGGCCCTGGCGGCCCTGGGTATGGCGTGCGCGATGTTCACGGCCATGCACCCCACGATGTGGGGCGGGATCGTGTGTGCGGTGGTGCTGGGCCTGGCCTACGGCCTGGGCATGTTCATCGGCCTGGCGGAGACCCAGCGCATCGCCCTGCCGGAGGACCTTGGCGCGCTGACCGGCATTTATTACTGCTTCACGTACCTGGGCATGATGTTCCCGGCGCTGCTGACGTTCCTTGGAGGCACGTTTACGTACCCGCAAATGCTGGGCTTCGGGCTCGTCATGGCGTGCTCGGGCATGGCGTGGGCGGGGTGGGCGGCGCGACGTCGCCCGCTGGGGCACCGCTAA
- a CDS encoding NAD-dependent epimerase/dehydratase family protein: protein MHTLVTGGAGFIGSNLCDALLDLGHSVVALDNLSSGKRENLRQAQETGRFTLVEGDVRTIDLDALLAQHRPEVIFHLAAQIDVRASVADPVVDAETNILATIRLADAARRHSVRKIVHTSSGGSIYGEPAEFPVGEDTPVDPHSPYAASKFAGETYLNTFRHLYGLDCTHIAPANVYGPRQNPHGEAGVVAIFSQRLLAGQSTKVFGRGENTRDYVYVGDVVRAFCLAAGDQGGGMRFNIGTSVETSDRQLHTLVARAAGAPDSPEYAPARLGDVPRSALSYRRAQEVLGWEPQVSLDEGVRRTVEFFRG, encoded by the coding sequence ATGCACACACTCGTCACCGGCGGCGCCGGGTTCATCGGTTCCAACCTTTGCGACGCCCTCCTTGACCTCGGGCACAGTGTGGTAGCGCTGGACAACCTTTCCTCCGGCAAGCGGGAAAACCTGCGCCAGGCCCAGGAGACGGGCCGCTTCACCCTCGTGGAGGGCGACGTGCGCACCATCGACCTGGACGCCCTGCTTGCGCAGCACCGCCCCGAGGTGATCTTCCACCTCGCCGCGCAGATCGACGTTCGCGCCTCCGTGGCGGACCCCGTGGTGGACGCAGAGACCAATATCCTCGCCACCATTCGGCTTGCCGACGCCGCCCGCCGCCACAGCGTGCGCAAGATCGTGCATACCTCCTCCGGCGGCTCCATCTACGGCGAACCCGCCGAGTTCCCGGTGGGGGAGGATACGCCGGTCGATCCCCATTCCCCCTACGCGGCCTCGAAGTTCGCGGGCGAGACCTACCTCAATACCTTCCGACACCTCTACGGTTTGGACTGCACCCACATCGCCCCGGCCAACGTGTATGGCCCGCGCCAAAACCCCCACGGCGAGGCCGGTGTGGTGGCGATCTTCTCCCAGCGCCTCCTGGCGGGGCAGTCCACCAAGGTCTTTGGGCGGGGCGAGAACACCCGAGATTACGTGTACGTGGGCGACGTGGTGCGCGCGTTCTGCTTGGCCGCCGGGGATCAGGGCGGAGGAATGCGCTTTAACATCGGCACCTCGGTGGAAACCTCGGACCGCCAGTTGCACACCCTCGTGGCCCGGGCCGCCGGTGCCCCCGATTCCCCCGAGTACGCCCCCGCGCGCCTCGGGGACGTGCCGCGTTCCGCCCTGAGCTATCGACGCGCCCAGGAGGTTCTGGGCTGGGAGCCGCAGGTGAGCCTGGACGAGGGCGTGCGGCGCACCGTGGAGTTCTTCCGGGGCTAG
- a CDS encoding DsbA family protein, which yields MSDEHKPNNAADIPAQPTRPEPPTKSEQPGSSEQEPASKATEGTQASDAGAVPTSTADPGASTPSNKPTTPGWAKAAIGALAVIAVAAGAGGYALGKNSATSSLPEAGAAYIGGPSGTLDSLDDVHRVNPDDPFAIGSEDAKVVISYFADLTCPVCAYYTQSIEPKLVEEYVDKGLVRIEWNDFPFLSKDSRLAAQGGRAAAAQGKFWEYKKAVYDGFGAEGRPTYTVDDLVGFAKQAGVSNLDEFRADLDSGKYASTVMQALIYGGYLGVSGTPTFVVNGVVIQGDTEYDVLKDAIEQSLEKGKPDEQEPPAEHSTEEHSHPH from the coding sequence ATGAGCGATGAGCATAAACCAAATAATGCTGCGGACATTCCGGCTCAGCCTACGCGGCCCGAGCCCCCTACTAAATCCGAACAGCCCGGTTCGTCGGAACAAGAACCGGCCAGCAAGGCCACCGAGGGCACTCAGGCCTCCGATGCCGGTGCGGTACCCACCTCCACGGCAGATCCCGGGGCCTCCACGCCCTCGAATAAGCCCACCACCCCCGGCTGGGCCAAAGCCGCCATCGGCGCCCTCGCGGTGATCGCTGTGGCGGCGGGAGCGGGCGGTTATGCCCTGGGCAAGAACTCCGCTACCTCCTCGCTCCCCGAGGCTGGGGCCGCCTATATCGGCGGGCCCAGCGGAACCCTGGACTCCCTCGATGACGTACACCGCGTTAATCCCGATGATCCCTTTGCCATCGGCTCGGAGGACGCCAAGGTGGTGATCTCCTACTTTGCGGATCTCACCTGCCCGGTGTGCGCCTATTACACCCAGAGCATCGAGCCCAAGCTCGTCGAGGAATACGTGGATAAGGGCCTGGTGCGCATAGAGTGGAACGATTTCCCCTTCCTCAGCAAGGATTCCCGGCTCGCCGCCCAGGGCGGCCGCGCCGCCGCCGCGCAGGGCAAGTTCTGGGAGTACAAGAAGGCCGTGTATGACGGCTTCGGTGCGGAAGGACGCCCCACGTACACCGTGGATGACCTCGTGGGCTTTGCCAAGCAGGCCGGGGTATCCAACCTCGACGAGTTCCGCGCGGACCTGGACAGCGGCAAGTACGCCAGCACGGTCATGCAGGCCCTCATCTACGGCGGATACCTGGGCGTGAGCGGCACCCCGACCTTTGTGGTCAATGGCGTGGTGATTCAGGGCGACACCGAGTACGACGTGCTCAAGGACGCCATCGAACAATCCTTAGAGAAGGGCAAGCCGGACGAGCAGGAACCCCCGGCAGAGCACTCCACCGAAGAGCACTCCCACCCGCACTAG
- a CDS encoding DUF2304 domain-containing protein yields the protein MTALIQIILLLATIGLVWYFISHRRKARAKAYVKIFFVLFIAVCIWAVLRPDDLTVVANWVGVDRGTDLLLYGVVVAFMFVTMSTYVRFRELELRYSRLARSVALQNAIRPEDELTR from the coding sequence ATGACCGCCCTGATCCAGATCATTCTGCTTCTGGCCACCATCGGCCTGGTGTGGTACTTCATCAGCCACCGCCGCAAGGCTCGGGCCAAGGCTTACGTGAAGATCTTTTTTGTCCTCTTCATCGCCGTGTGCATCTGGGCGGTGCTGCGCCCCGATGACCTCACCGTGGTGGCTAACTGGGTGGGCGTGGATCGCGGCACGGACCTGCTGCTCTACGGGGTGGTGGTGGCCTTCATGTTCGTCACCATGTCCACCTACGTGCGCTTCCGCGAGTTGGAGTTGCGGTATTCCCGCTTGGCGCGCTCCGTGGCCCTGCAAAATGCCATCCGCCCGGAGGACGAACTCACCCGCTAA
- a CDS encoding glycosyltransferase family 2 protein gives MNEDTWLIIPCFNEGTVIGDVISQARETFPRIVAVNDGSADNSAEAIHQAGAHLVNHPVNLGQGAAIQTGVEYARRQPGAEYFVTFDADGQHQVKDVLAMVERLRTEPIDIVVGTRFGRPRTETDQVPWIKRVVLKTVVALSPRTRRLGLTDAHNGLRAFNRKVAGELNLRMNGMSHASEFVSLMDELEWRVAEQPVDILYTEYSMSKGQSLFNGVNILADELLARRLP, from the coding sequence ATGAATGAAGATACGTGGTTGATTATCCCTTGCTTCAACGAGGGCACCGTGATCGGTGACGTCATCAGCCAAGCCCGCGAGACCTTTCCGCGCATCGTGGCCGTCAATGACGGCTCCGCGGATAACTCCGCCGAGGCTATCCACCAGGCGGGCGCGCACCTGGTCAATCACCCCGTGAATCTGGGCCAGGGAGCAGCCATTCAAACGGGTGTGGAGTACGCCCGCAGGCAGCCCGGCGCGGAATACTTTGTCACCTTTGACGCGGACGGGCAGCACCAGGTCAAGGACGTGCTGGCCATGGTGGAACGGCTGCGCACCGAGCCCATCGACATCGTGGTGGGCACCCGCTTTGGTCGCCCCCGCACCGAGACGGATCAAGTGCCCTGGATTAAGCGGGTGGTGCTCAAAACGGTGGTGGCCCTCTCCCCCCGCACGCGCCGCCTGGGGCTTACCGACGCCCACAATGGCCTGCGCGCCTTCAATCGCAAGGTGGCCGGGGAACTCAACCTGCGCATGAACGGCATGTCCCACGCCTCGGAGTTCGTTTCCCTCATGGACGAGCTGGAGTGGCGCGTGGCGGAGCAGCCGGTGGATATTTTGTACACGGAGTACTCCATGAGCAAGGGACAATCCCTGTTCAATGGCGTGAACATCCTGGCCGATGAGTTACTCGCAAGGAGGCTGCCATGA
- a CDS encoding glycosyltransferase produces MPTLGVFALLYHGSVPDQVRASLESLAAQTHRADHIAIIQDGPVSPQLTQVIEEFAAEHSEATIVRLPANVGGALASAAGVEALSDDLIARLDTDDIAAPQRFEKQYAFLDRHPEIDILGTAVAEFEHSPDQVTAIRSLPERHEEIARYAKMRSPINHPSVMMRARAVHKAGNYREVHFMEDYDLFARALATGARFHNLPEPLTYFRVSAAQFQRRTSREMLAVERRMQRNLVSYGLISKPRSWFNLVARNTYRLLPPALLRRAHAWLFHRKPKAH; encoded by the coding sequence ATGCCCACCCTCGGAGTTTTCGCCCTTCTCTACCACGGTTCCGTGCCCGATCAAGTGCGCGCCTCCCTTGAGTCTCTTGCCGCCCAGACCCACCGCGCGGATCACATCGCAATCATCCAGGACGGCCCCGTCTCCCCACAGCTCACCCAGGTCATCGAGGAATTCGCGGCCGAGCACTCCGAGGCGACCATCGTGCGCCTGCCCGCCAACGTGGGCGGAGCGCTCGCCTCCGCAGCCGGAGTGGAGGCGCTTTCCGACGACCTCATCGCCCGGCTCGACACGGACGACATCGCGGCCCCGCAGCGCTTTGAAAAGCAATACGCCTTCCTCGACCGCCACCCCGAGATCGACATTCTGGGCACCGCGGTGGCCGAGTTCGAGCATTCCCCGGATCAGGTCACGGCGATACGCAGCCTCCCGGAGCGCCACGAGGAGATCGCCCGCTACGCAAAAATGCGTTCCCCCATCAACCATCCCTCGGTGATGATGCGCGCCCGCGCCGTCCACAAGGCTGGCAACTACCGCGAGGTTCACTTCATGGAGGATTACGACCTCTTCGCCCGGGCGCTGGCCACCGGGGCGCGCTTTCATAACCTCCCCGAGCCGCTGACCTACTTCCGGGTTTCCGCCGCGCAGTTCCAGCGGCGCACCAGCCGGGAGATGCTTGCCGTGGAACGGCGTATGCAGCGCAACCTCGTTTCCTACGGGCTCATCAGCAAGCCGAGGTCCTGGTTCAACCTCGTGGCGCGCAACACCTACCGCCTCCTGCCCCCGGCGTTGCTGCGGCGCGCCCACGCATGGTTATTCCATAGAAAGCCCAAAGCCCATTAG
- a CDS encoding class F sortase — protein sequence MSSMNNVPQQPQPPSSGATKADSGEQKKRWPAVLIGVVIFAIIVIAAVWALVGGNKSDDAAQDNAASTPTSAYVDDSGEQEHEMEMAPGESDDVSEMSISVGGAESAPVDSIQVTDEGALIPPQDVSRLGWYSASAVPGAKGNVGSSVITGHVNFAGQGEGYAAKFVHMEEGETFTIAVNGEDREFRVTKAPYHVTKGADFADVMDDQDGKNRVVLVTCGGDFVGGSLGYADNVITIAEPV from the coding sequence ATGAGCAGTATGAATAACGTCCCTCAACAACCGCAGCCGCCCAGTTCCGGGGCCACCAAGGCGGATAGTGGTGAGCAGAAGAAGCGCTGGCCCGCGGTGCTCATCGGCGTGGTGATCTTTGCCATCATCGTGATCGCCGCCGTGTGGGCCCTGGTGGGGGGGAATAAGAGCGATGACGCGGCTCAGGACAATGCAGCGTCCACTCCCACCAGCGCCTATGTGGACGATTCTGGCGAGCAAGAACATGAAATGGAGATGGCACCGGGTGAGTCCGATGACGTCTCCGAGATGTCCATTTCCGTGGGCGGCGCGGAGAGCGCCCCGGTGGACTCCATCCAGGTGACCGATGAAGGTGCCCTCATCCCGCCGCAGGACGTTTCCCGCCTGGGTTGGTACTCCGCCTCCGCTGTGCCGGGAGCGAAGGGGAACGTGGGCTCCTCCGTGATTACCGGCCACGTGAACTTTGCCGGACAGGGAGAAGGCTACGCCGCTAAGTTCGTGCACATGGAAGAGGGCGAGACCTTCACCATCGCGGTAAACGGTGAGGACCGCGAGTTCCGCGTGACCAAGGCTCCCTACCACGTGACCAAGGGCGCGGACTTTGCCGACGTGATGGACGACCAGGACGGTAAGAACCGCGTGGTGCTGGTGACCTGCGGCGGCGACTTCGTGGGTGGTTCGCTGGGCTACGCCGATAACGTTATTACGATTGCCGAGCCGGTGTAA
- a CDS encoding alpha/beta hydrolase family protein, whose translation MKFLKTALAAPLAVTAIAAAAMTATVPATAAELTAAQVAGDTAPATITPVPSPAPEGSPLWRTIVREHGERVEEVSAFSPAMNRHVPLALIKADRPDAPTLYLLNGGDGGEGTANWVQQTDAIEFYLEKGINVVIPMSGKFSYYTDWIEDVEALGGPQKWETFLTKELPGAVEDYLQANGQRAIAGMSMSATSSLLLAQHNPGFYDAVGSFSGCAETSTPLGYASVALTLDHNNLKGLSFEKMWGARGGEVNRYNDALLNADKLAGTQVYVSNGSGTAGENDMPNGPRFKDYNDVQKAWAMAQTIGLGGIIEGGTNMCTHNLKAKMDSLNIPADFNFHNTGTHSWGYWQQDLRASWPTIARGLGV comes from the coding sequence ATGAAGTTCCTCAAAACCGCCCTCGCCGCCCCGCTCGCCGTCACCGCGATTGCTGCGGCAGCCATGACGGCCACCGTTCCGGCAACCGCCGCCGAACTAACGGCCGCACAGGTGGCTGGTGACACCGCCCCCGCCACCATCACTCCCGTGCCCAGCCCCGCACCGGAGGGCTCACCGCTGTGGCGCACGATCGTGCGCGAGCACGGCGAGCGCGTGGAAGAGGTCAGCGCCTTTTCCCCGGCCATGAACCGCCACGTACCCCTGGCCCTGATTAAGGCCGATCGCCCGGACGCTCCCACCCTGTACCTCCTCAACGGAGGCGACGGCGGCGAGGGCACCGCCAACTGGGTGCAGCAGACCGACGCCATCGAGTTCTACCTGGAGAAGGGGATCAACGTGGTGATTCCCATGTCCGGCAAGTTCTCCTATTACACGGACTGGATCGAGGACGTGGAGGCCCTGGGTGGCCCGCAGAAGTGGGAGACCTTCCTCACCAAGGAACTCCCCGGAGCCGTGGAGGATTATCTTCAGGCCAACGGCCAGCGCGCCATCGCTGGTATGTCCATGTCCGCCACGTCCTCCCTGCTCCTGGCCCAGCACAACCCGGGCTTTTATGACGCCGTGGGTTCCTTCTCCGGCTGCGCCGAAACCTCCACGCCCCTCGGTTACGCCTCCGTGGCGCTGACCCTGGATCACAACAACCTCAAGGGACTTTCCTTTGAAAAGATGTGGGGCGCACGCGGCGGCGAGGTAAACCGCTATAACGACGCCCTGCTAAACGCGGACAAGTTGGCGGGCACCCAGGTGTACGTGTCCAATGGCTCTGGCACCGCCGGGGAGAATGACATGCCCAACGGGCCCCGCTTCAAGGATTACAACGACGTCCAGAAGGCCTGGGCCATGGCTCAGACCATCGGCCTGGGCGGGATCATCGAGGGCGGGACCAATATGTGCACCCACAACCTCAAGGCCAAGATGGACTCCCTGAATATCCCGGCGGACTTTAACTTCCACAACACCGGCACACACTCCTGGGGTTACTGGCAGCAGGATCTGCGCGCCTCCTGGCCCACCATCGCGCGCGGCCTCGGGGTGTAA